The Maniola hyperantus chromosome 2, iAphHyp1.2, whole genome shotgun sequence genome includes a region encoding these proteins:
- the LOC117991226 gene encoding protein KRTCAP2 homolog isoform X2, whose translation MVNSATSFVLSSILTLLIFSGMQMYKPLLIRSPITIIFGGYLGSVMFMFFVTAIGNLEATLFGKNFQLKLPEIALSMIISLIASGMVHRICFTTCLIFSLITVYYMNKLSQKTYVTVAAVPAPVKSRRHK comes from the exons ATGG TGAACAGTGCCACGTCTTTCGTCCTGTCGTCTATCCTAACCTTGCTGATATTTTCTGGAATGCAAATGTACAAGCCACTTTTAATAAGATCGCCAATCACAATCATATTTGGTGGCTATTTGGGATCCGTTATGTTCATGTTCTTCGTTACT gCTATAGGCAACCTGGAGGCTACATTGTTTGGTAAAAACTTTCAATTGAAGCTGCCAGAGATTGCACTGTCTATGATCATATCACTTATTGCATCGGGCATGGTGCATAGAATTTGTTTTACTACATG TTTAATATTTTCGCTTATAACTGTCTACTATATGAATAAGCTGTCACAGAAAACATATGTAACAGTAGCTGCCGTCCCAGCACCAGTGAAGAGTCGTCGCCACAAATAA
- the LOC117991226 gene encoding protein KRTCAP2 homolog isoform X1, translating into MAVNSATSFVLSSILTLLIFSGMQMYKPLLIRSPITIIFGGYLGSVMFMFFVTAIGNLEATLFGKNFQLKLPEIALSMIISLIASGMVHRICFTTCLIFSLITVYYMNKLSQKTYVTVAAVPAPVKSRRHK; encoded by the exons ATGG CAGTGAACAGTGCCACGTCTTTCGTCCTGTCGTCTATCCTAACCTTGCTGATATTTTCTGGAATGCAAATGTACAAGCCACTTTTAATAAGATCGCCAATCACAATCATATTTGGTGGCTATTTGGGATCCGTTATGTTCATGTTCTTCGTTACT gCTATAGGCAACCTGGAGGCTACATTGTTTGGTAAAAACTTTCAATTGAAGCTGCCAGAGATTGCACTGTCTATGATCATATCACTTATTGCATCGGGCATGGTGCATAGAATTTGTTTTACTACATG TTTAATATTTTCGCTTATAACTGTCTACTATATGAATAAGCTGTCACAGAAAACATATGTAACAGTAGCTGCCGTCCCAGCACCAGTGAAGAGTCGTCGCCACAAATAA
- the Rip11 gene encoding rab11 family-interacting protein 2: MWDPTHVQVTVQKARGLLIKGKNGTNNCFVTISLGKEKFQTSVKHKATENVEWFEECELRIPSQGNTAEIVLKVYDEDFVKDHLLGQVSIPLKDLDVYERPRNRVYPLRGKTGKENDKSRGELEVKIGFTVKEGSLNDLSKKEKHKSSLSSIAQNVGGSLMSIGSIEKRKGLKKFAKNLGSKINLTKKDKKSDSSSLGGSVGNLRASILSTPDTSTPKRSPTEADPGVISEDEDEFAFDDLSHKSSGSSLNVQTSYMPRTVKYTPSPVNASLENLGGGEFLRRSTSSNLVNTEKAAPLKPVRLSLDTFTPPQLPVQVPDKNDEWSQKLYPRKSMSQTMIDREKSSSLERNKKLDSPSSLKEKPSPKFFKKFGNNKPKKLLEERIIVGEENIVEEDSMNLAFSNIPKTVVQQFDSMSREDLIVMVYNLQKDVEAEKKKNKDLENYLDDLLLRVMETTPRILQNPYVRNNSMHIRNK; encoded by the coding sequence ATGTGGGATCCGACACATGTTCAAGTTACTGTGCAAAAAGCTAGAGGTTTGCTGATAAAAGGCAAAAACGGTACAAATAACTGTTTTGTTACAATCTCTCTCGGCAaagaaaaatttcaaacttcCGTGAAACACAAGGCAACAGAGAATGTGGAATGGTTCGAAGAGTGTGAATTACGCATTCCTTCGCAGGGGAACACAGCCGAGATCGTGTTGAAAGTCTACGACGAGGACTTCGTTAAGGATCATTTACTGGGTCAAGTATCGATTCCGTTAAAAGACCTCGATGTGTACGAACGACCAAGGAATCGAGTTTATCCCTTACGCGGTAAAACCGGGAAAGAAAACGACAAAAGCAGGGGTGAGTTAGAAGTTAAAATAGGCTTTACTGTAAAAGAGGGAAGCTTAAATGATTTAAGCAAGAAAGAGAAACACAAGTCTTCTTTATCTAGTATCGCCCAAAATGTTGGCGGCAGCCTTATGAGCATTGGTAGCATAGAAAAACGTAAGGGCTTAAAGAAGTTTGCAAAAAATCTGGGCTccaaaattaatttaacaaaGAAAGATAAGAAGAGTGACTCATCATCTCTAGGCGGCAGTGTCGGTAATCTCAGGGCTTCTATACTATCAACACCTGATACTTCTACACCAAAAAGGTCACCCACTGAAGCAGATCCAGGTGTAATAAGTGAAGATGAAGATGAATTTGCTTTTGATGACTTATCACACAAAAGTTCGGGTAGTTCACTCAATGTACAGACCTCATATATGCCCAGAACAGTGAAGTACACTCCTTCTCCAGTCAACGCTTCTCTAGAAAACCTAGGTGGTGGAGAGTTCTTAAGACGATCTACTAGCAGTAACTTAGTGAACACTGAGAAAGCAGCTCCACTCAAACCTGTCCGTTTAAGCCTTGACACTTTCACACCACCGCAGCTGCCAGTACAGGTGCCTGATAAAAATGACGAGTGGTCCCAGAAACTGTATCCAAGAAAATCCATGAGCCAGACTATGATAGACAGAGAGAAATCTTCAAGTCTAGAGAGAAACAAAAAATTAGATAGTCCCAGTTCCCTAAAAGAAAAACCTAGTCCAAAATTCTTCAAAAAATTTGGGAACAATAAACCTAAAAAGTTGCTAGAAGAACGTATAATAGTTGGAGAAGAAAACATTGTTGAGGAAGATTCTATGAATCTAGCATTCAGTAACATACCAAAAACTGTAGTACAACAATTTGATAGCATGAGCCGTGAAGATCTTATTGTCATGGTGTATAATTTACAGAAGGATGTTGAAGCtgaaaagaagaaaaataagGATCTGGAAAATTATTTAGATGATTTGTTACTAAGAGTGATGGAAACAACTCCTAGGATCCTTCAAAACCCTTACGTCCGGAATAATAGCATGCATATCAGGAATAAGTAA